Proteins co-encoded in one Alcanivorax sp. genomic window:
- a CDS encoding D-2-hydroxyacid dehydrogenase — MTQPTITVLLAEDEPSLPGLDSLSGQAEVREARTRAELEAALPVSDVLVVTDFRTEMLAEVWPENCPVRWVHATSAGVDALMIDPIRHSDIVVTNARGIFDRGIAEYVLGALLMFAKDTLTNLSLMKEHRWQHRETALLRGTRAVVVGAGSIGREVATLLGALGVSVAGTARNEREDAAFEKVHAQQDLPALLADADHVIITAPLTPDTEGLFDADQFLRMKPGAVLVNVGRGPIVETGALLAALQSGRLGGAALDVFEEEPLRADHPLWDEPNVMISAHMAGDFIGWRAALGQQFVDNFQRWQNGDKLNNPVSKEHGYVSNA; from the coding sequence ATGACACAACCCACCATCACCGTGCTGCTCGCAGAAGACGAACCCAGCCTGCCCGGTCTGGATTCCCTTTCCGGACAGGCCGAGGTGCGTGAGGCGCGGACCCGTGCCGAGCTGGAAGCGGCGCTGCCCGTCAGCGACGTTCTGGTGGTAACAGATTTCCGCACCGAGATGTTGGCTGAGGTCTGGCCGGAGAACTGTCCGGTGCGCTGGGTACACGCTACCAGTGCCGGGGTGGATGCCCTGATGATTGATCCGATTCGCCACAGCGACATCGTGGTCACCAATGCCCGCGGCATTTTCGACCGTGGTATTGCCGAATACGTGCTTGGCGCCCTGCTGATGTTTGCCAAGGACACCCTCACCAACCTTTCCCTGATGAAGGAACACCGCTGGCAGCATCGGGAAACCGCGCTGCTGCGAGGCACGCGTGCCGTGGTGGTCGGTGCCGGGTCCATTGGCCGCGAAGTCGCCACCCTGCTGGGCGCACTGGGCGTCAGCGTCGCGGGAACGGCCCGCAATGAAAGGGAGGATGCCGCCTTTGAAAAAGTGCATGCCCAGCAGGATCTCCCCGCACTGCTAGCCGATGCTGACCACGTGATCATTACCGCCCCACTAACCCCGGATACCGAAGGCCTGTTCGATGCAGACCAGTTCCTGCGCATGAAACCCGGCGCGGTGCTGGTCAACGTGGGGCGAGGCCCCATTGTCGAAACTGGCGCGCTGCTTGCAGCGCTTCAGAGTGGCCGCCTGGGCGGCGCCGCGCTGGATGTGTTCGAAGAAGAACCCCTGCGTGCCGATCATCCACTATGGGACGAGCCCAACGTGATGATTTCCGCCCACATGGCCGGTGACTTCATCGGCTGGCGGGCGGCACTGGGGCAACAATTTGTCGATAACTTTCAACGCTGGCAGAACGGGGACAAGTTGAATAACCCCGTCAGCAAGGAACATGGCTATGTAAGTAACGCTTGA